One window of the Dendropsophus ebraccatus isolate aDenEbr1 chromosome 12, aDenEbr1.pat, whole genome shotgun sequence genome contains the following:
- the TP73 gene encoding tumor protein p73 isoform X7 — MPVTRQRTVQGTIQTDWDLREPDSNYFDLPQSSHSNSSEVSNQTEVNMDAYQMRNMNESIMSQFSLLNNTMDQSIGSRAASTSPYNPDHNSNVPTHSPYSQPSSTFDAMSPAPVIPSNTDYPGPHNFEVTFQQSSTAKSATWTYSPLLKKLYCQIAKTCPIQIKVAGPPPPGTVIRAMPVYKKAEHVTEVVKRCPNHELGRDFNDGQAAPASHLIRVEGNNLSQYVDDPVTGRQSVMVPYEPPQVGTEFTTILYNFMCNSSCVGGMNRRPILIIITLETRDGQVLGRRSFEGRICACPGRDRKADEDHFREQAALNETAAKNGNAHKRSESACKQSPQGVPALGANIKKRRHGEEEIYYVPVRGRENFEILMKIKESLELVELVPQQLVDSYRQQQQQLLQRPAHLQSQTSYGPVIPPMNKVHGGINKLPSVNQLVGQPNQHGANTAPGMIPMGSNMLNNHSMQPNGEMNGAHSSQSMVSGSHCTPPPPYNADPSLVSFLTGLGCPNCIEYFTSQGLQNIYHLQNLTMEDLGALKIPEHYKGLIWRGIQELNKSHDYGAQQLIRSSSNASTISIGSSGELQRQRVMEAVHFRVRHTITIPNRSGADDWADFGFDLPDCKARKQSIKEEFAESDIN, encoded by the exons TCTCAATTCAGTTTGCTGAATAACACCATGGATCAGAGTATCGGCAGCCGAGCAGCCTCCACCAGTCCGTACAACCCCGACCACAACTCGAATGTCCCCACACATTCCCCCTACTCCCAGCCCAGCTCCACCTTTGACGCCATGTCTCCAGCCCCGGTCATCCCATCCAACACAGACTACCCGGGACCCCACAACTTTGAAGTGACGTTCCAGCAATCCAGCACAGCCAAGTCAGCGACGTGGACC TACTCCCCTTTGTTGAAGAAGCTCTACTGCCAGATCGCCAAGACATGCCCCATCCAGATCAAAGTAGCCGGCCCTCCTCCACCCGGCACCGTCATCCGGGCCATGCCGGTCTACAAGAAAGCAGAACACGTGACGGAGGTCGTAAAGCGCTGCCCCAACCATGAGCTGGGACGAGATTTCAATGATG GTCAAGCAGCACCAGCCAGCCACCTGATCCGTGTGGAGGGCAACAACTTATCCCAGTACGTAGACGATCCCGTTACTGGTAGACAAAGCGTTATGGTGCCCTATGAGCCGCCGCAG GTTGGTACCGAGTTCACCACCATCCTCTATAACTTCATGTGTAACAGCAGCTGTGTTGGAGGGATGAACAGAAGACCCATCCTGATTATCATCACTCTGGAGACCAGAGA TGGACAAGTACTGGGCAGAAGGTCATTTGAAGGTCGTATTTGTGCTTGtccaggaagagaccggaaagcAGATGAAGATCACTTCAGGGAACAGGCGGCATTGAACGAAACAGCGGCCAAAAACGGCAATGCCCACAAGCGCAGTGAGT CAGCGTGTAAGCAGAGTCCCCAGGGAGTCCCCGCTCTGGGTGCCAACATCAAGAAGAGACGCCACGGGGAGGAGGAGATCTACTATGTCCCT GTTCGGGGTCGGGAGAACTTTGAAATCCTAATGAAGATAAAGGAAAGTCTGGAGCTGGTGGAGCTGGTGCCGCAGCAGCTGGTGGACTCCTACcgacagcaacagcagcagctgctccagAGACC TGCCCACCTGCAGTCACAGACGTCCTACGGCCCGGTCATACCTCCAATGAATAAAGTCCACGGAGGGATCAACAAGCTGCCGTCCGTCAACCAGCTCGTGGGGCAGCCCAACCAGCATGGCGCAAACACTGCCCCGGGGATGATACCCATGG GCTCTAATATGCTGAACAACCACTCCATGCAACCTAATGGGGAGATGAATGGGGCTCACTCTTCACAGTCTATGGTATCGGGGTCACACTGCACTCCCCCACCCCCCTACAATGCTGACCCCAGCCTTGTCAG TTTTTTGACAGGACTGGGGTGTCCAAACTGCATCGAGTATTTCACATCACAAGGTTTACAGAATATATACCACCTGCAGAACCTAACTATGGAG GATCTTGGAGCACTGAAGATCCCCGAGCACTATAAAGGCTTGATATGGAGAGGGATCCAAGAGCTGAACAAGAGCCACGACTACGGAGCCCAACAGCTGATCCGATCCAGCAGTAACGCTTCCACCATTTCCATAGGCAGCTCCGGAGAGCTCCAGCGCCAGCGCGTCATGGAAGCCGTACATTTTCGAGTGCGACACACCATCACCATTCCCAACCGGAGCGGAGCCGACGACTGGGCGGACTTTGGGTTTGATTTACCTGACTGCAAGGCGCGAAAACAGTCTATAAAAGAAGAGTTTGCAGAATCTGATATTAACTAA
- the TP73 gene encoding tumor protein p73 isoform X8 — translation MISHIGRKAPGNLHGHNDREPDSNYFDLPQSSHSNSSEVSNQTEVNMDAYQMRNMNESIMSQFSLLNNTMDQSIGSRAASTSPYNPDHNSNVPTHSPYSQPSSTFDAMSPAPVIPSNTDYPGPHNFEVTFQQSSTAKSATWTYSPLLKKLYCQIAKTCPIQIKVAGPPPPGTVIRAMPVYKKAEHVTEVVKRCPNHELGRDFNDGQAAPASHLIRVEGNNLSQYVDDPVTGRQSVMVPYEPPQVGTEFTTILYNFMCNSSCVGGMNRRPILIIITLETRDGQVLGRRSFEGRICACPGRDRKADEDHFREQAALNETAAKNGNAHKRSESACKQSPQGVPALGANIKKRRHGEEEIYYVPVRGRENFEILMKIKESLELVELVPQQLVDSYRQQQQQLLQRPAHLQSQTSYGPVIPPMNKVHGGINKLPSVNQLVGQPNQHGANTAPGMIPMGSNMLNNHSMQPNGEMNGAHSSQSMVSGSHCTPPPPYNADPSLVSFLTGLGCPNCIEYFTSQGLQNIYHLQNLTMEDLGALKIPEHYKGLIWRGIQELNKSHDYGAQQLIRSSSNASTISIGSSGELQRQRVMEAVHFRVRHTITIPNRSGADDWADFGFDLPDCKARKQSIKEEFAESDIN, via the exons TCTCAATTCAGTTTGCTGAATAACACCATGGATCAGAGTATCGGCAGCCGAGCAGCCTCCACCAGTCCGTACAACCCCGACCACAACTCGAATGTCCCCACACATTCCCCCTACTCCCAGCCCAGCTCCACCTTTGACGCCATGTCTCCAGCCCCGGTCATCCCATCCAACACAGACTACCCGGGACCCCACAACTTTGAAGTGACGTTCCAGCAATCCAGCACAGCCAAGTCAGCGACGTGGACC TACTCCCCTTTGTTGAAGAAGCTCTACTGCCAGATCGCCAAGACATGCCCCATCCAGATCAAAGTAGCCGGCCCTCCTCCACCCGGCACCGTCATCCGGGCCATGCCGGTCTACAAGAAAGCAGAACACGTGACGGAGGTCGTAAAGCGCTGCCCCAACCATGAGCTGGGACGAGATTTCAATGATG GTCAAGCAGCACCAGCCAGCCACCTGATCCGTGTGGAGGGCAACAACTTATCCCAGTACGTAGACGATCCCGTTACTGGTAGACAAAGCGTTATGGTGCCCTATGAGCCGCCGCAG GTTGGTACCGAGTTCACCACCATCCTCTATAACTTCATGTGTAACAGCAGCTGTGTTGGAGGGATGAACAGAAGACCCATCCTGATTATCATCACTCTGGAGACCAGAGA TGGACAAGTACTGGGCAGAAGGTCATTTGAAGGTCGTATTTGTGCTTGtccaggaagagaccggaaagcAGATGAAGATCACTTCAGGGAACAGGCGGCATTGAACGAAACAGCGGCCAAAAACGGCAATGCCCACAAGCGCAGTGAGT CAGCGTGTAAGCAGAGTCCCCAGGGAGTCCCCGCTCTGGGTGCCAACATCAAGAAGAGACGCCACGGGGAGGAGGAGATCTACTATGTCCCT GTTCGGGGTCGGGAGAACTTTGAAATCCTAATGAAGATAAAGGAAAGTCTGGAGCTGGTGGAGCTGGTGCCGCAGCAGCTGGTGGACTCCTACcgacagcaacagcagcagctgctccagAGACC TGCCCACCTGCAGTCACAGACGTCCTACGGCCCGGTCATACCTCCAATGAATAAAGTCCACGGAGGGATCAACAAGCTGCCGTCCGTCAACCAGCTCGTGGGGCAGCCCAACCAGCATGGCGCAAACACTGCCCCGGGGATGATACCCATGG GCTCTAATATGCTGAACAACCACTCCATGCAACCTAATGGGGAGATGAATGGGGCTCACTCTTCACAGTCTATGGTATCGGGGTCACACTGCACTCCCCCACCCCCCTACAATGCTGACCCCAGCCTTGTCAG TTTTTTGACAGGACTGGGGTGTCCAAACTGCATCGAGTATTTCACATCACAAGGTTTACAGAATATATACCACCTGCAGAACCTAACTATGGAG GATCTTGGAGCACTGAAGATCCCCGAGCACTATAAAGGCTTGATATGGAGAGGGATCCAAGAGCTGAACAAGAGCCACGACTACGGAGCCCAACAGCTGATCCGATCCAGCAGTAACGCTTCCACCATTTCCATAGGCAGCTCCGGAGAGCTCCAGCGCCAGCGCGTCATGGAAGCCGTACATTTTCGAGTGCGACACACCATCACCATTCCCAACCGGAGCGGAGCCGACGACTGGGCGGACTTTGGGTTTGATTTACCTGACTGCAAGGCGCGAAAACAGTCTATAAAAGAAGAGTTTGCAGAATCTGATATTAACTAA
- the TP73 gene encoding tumor protein p73 isoform X6 → MSNSSPADEGTTFEHLWSTLEPDSNYFDLPQSSHSNSSEVSNQTEVNMDAYQMRNMNESIMSQFSLLNNTMDQSIGSRAASTSPYNPDHNSNVPTHSPYSQPSSTFDAMSPAPVIPSNTDYPGPHNFEVTFQQSSTAKSATWTYSPLLKKLYCQIAKTCPIQIKVAGPPPPGTVIRAMPVYKKAEHVTEVVKRCPNHELGRDFNDGQAAPASHLIRVEGNNLSQYVDDPVTGRQSVMVPYEPPQVGTEFTTILYNFMCNSSCVGGMNRRPILIIITLETRDGQVLGRRSFEGRICACPGRDRKADEDHFREQAALNETAAKNGNAHKRSESACKQSPQGVPALGANIKKRRHGEEEIYYVPVRGRENFEILMKIKESLELVELVPQQLVDSYRQQQQQLLQRPAHLQSQTSYGPVIPPMNKVHGGINKLPSVNQLVGQPNQHGANTAPGMIPMGSNMLNNHSMQPNGEMNGAHSSQSMVSGSHCTPPPPYNADPSLVSFLTGLGCPNCIEYFTSQGLQNIYHLQNLTMEDLGALKIPEHYKGLIWRGIQELNKSHDYGAQQLIRSSSNASTISIGSSGELQRQRVMEAVHFRVRHTITIPNRSGADDWADFGFDLPDCKARKQSIKEEFAESDIN, encoded by the exons TCTCAATTCAGTTTGCTGAATAACACCATGGATCAGAGTATCGGCAGCCGAGCAGCCTCCACCAGTCCGTACAACCCCGACCACAACTCGAATGTCCCCACACATTCCCCCTACTCCCAGCCCAGCTCCACCTTTGACGCCATGTCTCCAGCCCCGGTCATCCCATCCAACACAGACTACCCGGGACCCCACAACTTTGAAGTGACGTTCCAGCAATCCAGCACAGCCAAGTCAGCGACGTGGACC TACTCCCCTTTGTTGAAGAAGCTCTACTGCCAGATCGCCAAGACATGCCCCATCCAGATCAAAGTAGCCGGCCCTCCTCCACCCGGCACCGTCATCCGGGCCATGCCGGTCTACAAGAAAGCAGAACACGTGACGGAGGTCGTAAAGCGCTGCCCCAACCATGAGCTGGGACGAGATTTCAATGATG GTCAAGCAGCACCAGCCAGCCACCTGATCCGTGTGGAGGGCAACAACTTATCCCAGTACGTAGACGATCCCGTTACTGGTAGACAAAGCGTTATGGTGCCCTATGAGCCGCCGCAG GTTGGTACCGAGTTCACCACCATCCTCTATAACTTCATGTGTAACAGCAGCTGTGTTGGAGGGATGAACAGAAGACCCATCCTGATTATCATCACTCTGGAGACCAGAGA TGGACAAGTACTGGGCAGAAGGTCATTTGAAGGTCGTATTTGTGCTTGtccaggaagagaccggaaagcAGATGAAGATCACTTCAGGGAACAGGCGGCATTGAACGAAACAGCGGCCAAAAACGGCAATGCCCACAAGCGCAGTGAGT CAGCGTGTAAGCAGAGTCCCCAGGGAGTCCCCGCTCTGGGTGCCAACATCAAGAAGAGACGCCACGGGGAGGAGGAGATCTACTATGTCCCT GTTCGGGGTCGGGAGAACTTTGAAATCCTAATGAAGATAAAGGAAAGTCTGGAGCTGGTGGAGCTGGTGCCGCAGCAGCTGGTGGACTCCTACcgacagcaacagcagcagctgctccagAGACC TGCCCACCTGCAGTCACAGACGTCCTACGGCCCGGTCATACCTCCAATGAATAAAGTCCACGGAGGGATCAACAAGCTGCCGTCCGTCAACCAGCTCGTGGGGCAGCCCAACCAGCATGGCGCAAACACTGCCCCGGGGATGATACCCATGG GCTCTAATATGCTGAACAACCACTCCATGCAACCTAATGGGGAGATGAATGGGGCTCACTCTTCACAGTCTATGGTATCGGGGTCACACTGCACTCCCCCACCCCCCTACAATGCTGACCCCAGCCTTGTCAG TTTTTTGACAGGACTGGGGTGTCCAAACTGCATCGAGTATTTCACATCACAAGGTTTACAGAATATATACCACCTGCAGAACCTAACTATGGAG GATCTTGGAGCACTGAAGATCCCCGAGCACTATAAAGGCTTGATATGGAGAGGGATCCAAGAGCTGAACAAGAGCCACGACTACGGAGCCCAACAGCTGATCCGATCCAGCAGTAACGCTTCCACCATTTCCATAGGCAGCTCCGGAGAGCTCCAGCGCCAGCGCGTCATGGAAGCCGTACATTTTCGAGTGCGACACACCATCACCATTCCCAACCGGAGCGGAGCCGACGACTGGGCGGACTTTGGGTTTGATTTACCTGACTGCAAGGCGCGAAAACAGTCTATAAAAGAAGAGTTTGCAGAATCTGATATTAACTAA